One region of Juglans regia cultivar Chandler chromosome 4, Walnut 2.0, whole genome shotgun sequence genomic DNA includes:
- the LOC109019438 gene encoding magnesium-chelatase subunit ChlI, chloroplastic encodes MASVLGTSSKAILASRLLSSPTSKPSAPSLTLTPGQSNGKKFYGGIGIHGKRGRSQFHVAVTNVATDVSSVEQAQKLAAKESQRPVYPFPAIVGQDEMKLCLLLNVIDPKIGGVMIMGDRGTGKSTTVRSLVDLLPEIKVVAGDPYNSDPEDPESMGTEVRESTMKGEKLPVVLAKINMVDLPLGATEDRVCGTIDIEKALTEGVKAFEPGLLAKANRGILYVDEVNLLDDHLVDVLLDSAASGWNTVEREGISISHPARFILIGSGNPEEGELRPQLLDRFGMHAQVGTVRDAELRVKIVEERARFDRNPKEFRESYKAEQEKLQQQITSARSSLPSVQIDHDFKVKISKVCSELNVDGLRGDIVTNRAAKALAALKGRDKVSSEDIATVIPNCLRHRLRKDPLESIDSGLLVIEKFYEVFG; translated from the exons ATGGCCTCAGTACTGGGGACTTCCTCAAAGGCAATCTTGGCTTCTCGGCTCCTCTCTTCTCCCACCTCCAAGCCTTCTGCACCCTCTCTCACTTTAACTCCAG GGCAGAGTAATGGCAAAAAGTTTTATGGAGGGATTGGGATTCATGGTAAGAGGGGGAGGTCTCAATTCCATGTTGCAGTTACAAATGTTGCCACTGACGTAAGCTCCGTTGAGCAG GCCCAGAAGCTTGCTGCTAAAGAAAGCCAAAGGCCAGTATATCCATTTCCTGCCATTGTTGGACaggatgagatgaaactatGCCTTCTGCTAAATGTCATTGATCCTAAGATCGGAGGTGTCATGATCATGGGCGATAGGGGAACTGGGAAATCCACTACTGTTAGATCCTTGGTTGATTTGCTTCCAGAAATCAAGGTAGTAGCTGGTGACCCATATAATTCAGATCCAGAAGATCCAGAATCCATGGGCACGGAAGTCAGAGAAAGCACTATGAAAGGAGAGAAACTACCAGTTGTATTGGCCAAAATCAACATGGTTGATTTGCCTCTGGGTGCTACAGAAGATAGGGTCTGCGGGACAATTGACATAGAGAAAGCCCTTACTGAGGGTGTCAAGGCATTTGAGCCTGGTCTTCTGGCTAAAGCTAATAGGGGGATTCTCTATGTGGATGAAGTTAATCTTTTGGATGACCACTTGGTGGATGTTTTGTTGGATTCTGCTGCCTCAGGTTGGAACACAGTGGAGAGAGAGGGTATTTCAATTTCACATCCTGCTCGGTTTATTCTCATCGGCTCAGGCAATCCGGAAGAAGGGGAGCTCAGGCCACAGCTGCTTGATCGTTTTGGAATGCATGCACAAGTGGGGACTGTCAGGGATGCAGAGCTGAGGGTCAAGATTGTGGAGGAGAGAGCTCGGTTTGACAGAAACCCCAAGGAATTCAGGGAATCTTACAAGGCAGAGCAAGAAAAGCTTCAACAGCAAATTACCTCAGCTAGAAGTTCTCTCCCTTCCGTTCAGATTGATCATGATTTCAAGGTGAAAATATCTAAGGTTTGTTCAGAGCTGAATGTTGATGGGTTGAGAGGAGACATTGTGACAAATAGAGCTGCAAAAGCCCTAGCTGCTCTCAAGGGAAGAGATAAAGTAAGCTCAGAGGATATTGCTACTGTGATTCCTAACTGCTTAAGACACCGCCTTCGGAAGGATCCCTTGGAGTCTATCGACTCAGGTTTACTTGTCATTGAAAAATTCTACGAGGTGTTTGGCTGA
- the LOC109019439 gene encoding nudix hydrolase 15, mitochondrial-like, translating to MGSNNLVGVLERLQTLAQNSGIRNPRPPADATNSSQQRIGSNKTKRAAVLVCLFEGAQGDLRVILTKRASTLSSHSGEVSLPGGKREEDDADDVETALREAKEEIGLDPSLVNVVTDLEPFVTKNGVAVVPVIGILSDKKAFCPIPNAAEVEAIFDAPLEMFLKDENRRAEEKEWMGDQYLLHYFDYESENNKYVIWALTAGILIKAASIVFQRPPAFLEGRPNFWNRAADSNATS from the exons ATGGGCTCAAACAACCTCGTCGGAGTGCTAGAAAGGCTCCAAACGTTGGCTCAAAATTCGGGTATTCGCAATCCTCGTCCGCCAGCGGATGCTACGAATTCGTCACAACAAAGGATCGGATCGAACAAGACCAAGCGAGCCGCAGTTCTGGTCTGTCTCTTCGAAGGTGCCCAGGGCGATCTTCGTGTCATTCTAACCAAGCGAGCTTCGACCCTCTCTTCCCACTCTG GTGAAGTTTCCTTGCCGGGCGGGAAGAGGGAGGAAGACGATGCTGATGATGTAGAGACGGCGCTGAGGGAGGCTAAGGAGGAGATCGGCCTGGACCCTTCGCTTGTCAATGTTGTTACCGATCTCGAACCATTTGTGACTAAG AATGGTGTGGCAGTAGTTCCTGTGATTGGCATACTATCTGATAAGAAAGCATTCTGTCCAATTCCAAACGCTGCGGAAGTTGAAGCAATATTCGATGCTCCCTTAGAAATGTTCCTTAAG GATGAGAATAGGAGAGCAGAGGAGAAAGAATGGATGGGAGACCAGTATCTATTACATTACTTTGATTACGAGTCAGAGAATAACAAGTATGTGATATGGGCTTTAACCGCCGGAATCTTAATTAAGGCTGCATCAATCGTCTTCCAGCGTCCACCGGCGTTTCTTGAGGGGAGACCTAACTTCTGGAACAGAGCTGCTGACAGCAACGCTACTTCATAG
- the LOC109020559 gene encoding nudix hydrolase 15, mitochondrial-like — MNPMTQPRFKLCSRVLFPQPLFPARPIGHPRLSPLGTFRHAERKNAKLFFMIPILRRLSKSVPAIDPLSKFMDSSSFFGGSRRLAALAQQLRLYKAPPTLEDIDEQCLEETAGKVVSQVGFPESATPIAQDPESFRPKRAAVLVCLFEGDAGDLRVVLTKRSSRLSTHSGEIALPGGKADEGDKDDVDTATREAREEIGLDPSLVKVVTVLEPFLSKLLLRVVPVIGILNEKKAFKPAPNPSEVEVVFDAPLEMFIKDENRRAEEREWMGHKYLIHFFDYETENKKYLIWGFTAGILIRAASVVFQRPPAFVEQKPPFKIPRVLGKDTP; from the exons ATGAACCCAATGACCCAACCTCGTTTCAAATTGTGCAGTCGAGTTCTATTCCCGCAACCTCTCTTCCCAGCCAGGCCAATTGGCCATCCTCGCCTGTCGCCTCTTGGCACTTTCCGTCACGCCGAGAGAAAGAATGCCAAGCTCTTCTTTATGATTCCGATTCTCCGCAGGCTATCAAAATCAGTGCCGGCCATAGACCCGCTCTCGAAGTTTATGGACTCGTCCAGCTTCTTCGGAGGCTCTCGGAGACTCGCCGCCTTGGCCCAGCAGCTCCGCCTCTACAAGGCTCCGCCTACCCTCGAGGACATCGACGAGCAGTGCCTCGAAGAAACCGCTGGAAAAGTGGTTTCCCAGGTTGGTTTTCCGGAATCGGCCACTCCAATTGCGCAAGATCCAGAAAGTTTTAGACCCAAGAGAGCCGCTGTTTTGGTCTGTCTTTTTGAAGGGGATGCTGGGGATCTGCGCGTGGTTCTCACGAAACGTTCTTCGAGGTTGTCCACTCATTCCG GTGAAATAGCATTGCCGGGTGGGAAAGCTGATGAGGGGGATAAAGATGATGTAGATACTGCTACCAGGGAGGCGAGGGAGGAGATTGGGTTGGATCCTTCACTTGTTAAAGTTGTCACTGTACTTGAACCATTCTTGTCTAAG CTCCTCCTGAGAGTTGTTCCTGTTATCGGCATACTTAATGAAAAGAAAGCATTTAAGCCTGCTCCAAATCCTTCTGAAGTGGAAGTAGTTTTCGATGCTCCCTTGGAAATGTTCATCAAG GATGAAAATCGGagagcagaggagagagagtggATGGGGCACAAGTATCTCATTCATTTCTTTGACTATGAAACAGAAAACAAGAAGTACTTGATATGGGGTTTTACTGCGGGTATCTTGATAAGGGCTGCATCAGTTGTATTTCAACGGCCACCAGCTTTTGTGGAACAGAAGCCCCCTTTCAAGATTCCTAGAGTTCTTGGAAAAGATACACCATGA
- the LOC108979146 gene encoding protein IQ-DOMAIN 1-like encodes MGSGDWFKTIVSLKKPKDGRSKRTKGCSNSEKSNAFKSKNHPRKLSSVFANGATIRNHGSLGMPVEDVAATRIQTAFRAYMARKKLRRLKGTVRLQSLTRDYSVKRQATTTLTHLHSWSKIQSQIRARRLCMVTEGRLRQKKLENQLKLEAKLHDLEVEWCGGSETMEEIIARIHQREDAAVKRERTMAYAFSHQWRANSGQNHGLGSYELSKTNWGWSWLERWIAARPWESRVPSKTITPKKFQSRQSSKVGGNVNPLTPKKDVSVKPPLANGKGTTKARRLSYPTAEKPAALQGSIKTEESDNKKEQLVA; translated from the exons ATGGGTTCGGGAGATTGGTTTAAGACGATTGTCAGCCTAAAGAAACCTAAAGATGGCAGGTCAAAACGAACGAAG GGCTGCTCAAATTCTGAAAAATCAAATGCCTTCAAATCAAAGAATCATCCACGGAAACTGTCTTCTGTGTTTGCAAATGGGGCTACCATTAGAAATCATGGGTCTCTTGGCATGCCAGTTGAGGATGTTGCTGCAACACGGATTCAGACTGCATTTAGAGCTTACATG GCTAGGAAAAAATTACGTCGTTTGAAAGGGACAGTGAGACTACAGAGCCTGACTCGAGACTATTCTGTTAAGAGGCAAGCTACAACAACATTGACCCATCTTCACTCGTGGAGCAAAATACAGTCTCAGATAAGAGCTCGTAGACTCTGTATGGTGACAGAAGGTCGACTTAGACAGAAGAAACTAGAGAATCAACTAAAACTTGAGGCAAAGCTTCATGACCTAGAG GTGGAATGGTGTGGTGGCTCTGAAACCATGGAGGAAATTATTGCAAGGATACATCAGAGAGAAGACGCAGCAGTTAAGCGGGAGCGCACCATGGCATATGCCTTTTCTCATCAG TGGAGGGCCAACTCCGGTCAGAATCATGGGCTGGGGAGTTACGAACTTAGTAAAACTAATTGGGGTTGGAGCTGGTTGGAACGCTGGATTGCTGCTCGCCCATGGGAAAGCCGTGTCCCTTCCAAGACTATTACCCCAAAGAAATTCCAGAGTAGGCAGTCCAGCAAGGTTGGTGGAAATGTAAATCCATTGACACCAAAAAAAGATGTTTCAGTCAAACCTCCTTTGGCCAATGGGAAGGGAACTACAAAGGCCCGTAGATTGTCTTACCCTACTGCTGAAAAACCAGCTGCACTTCAAGGAAGCATTAAAACTGAGGAGTCAGACAATAAGAAAGAACAGTTGGTGGCTTAG
- the LOC108979150 gene encoding sodium/calcium exchanger NCL2-like — MSRGSLIILLGLLIISHSGNSHSFREKSKLVSDGIDKTSQNSAVLEMDVTATTVTCEPIYGFLPCATSGWGQLFMIIIYELLVSLAGKCVSSGSELFFQLFGTGIFGASLFHILGTIPQVGLVLAIGVTGSTSTIETMATMGMSLLAGSTIMLLTLIWASVFSFGSYDLSQPSANSLDEENEENEKPFSLTGYGVSTDVETDYTARIMMVSLIPFLILQLAKILNSTSGARIVVLVSLIVTIVFLVVYCTYQVFQPWIQNRRYAYLTCTYVQKNLLPSLLTAGGRPNSTALRQLFQKIDKNRDNYISVTELRALILGIQIEVGRSNEDEFEAKVMQEFDISGDDRINETEFVKGISKWLVRSRQPADEQDYDRPRFFNRSSMQSGSEQQSLLTQNQEITTTIQNTWLNYVKAALLLLVGTAMSVLLGQPLMQTLEEFSSNVNIPSFMVTYVVVPLALNIRQALSTITSAREKTEKAISLTFSEIYNGVFMNNMMGLVTFLALVYIRDLSWDVSAEVLVVLLICIAMGLLTSFRTKFPFWTSILAYLLYPLSLLIIYVLTEVAGWS, encoded by the exons ATGTCAAGAGGCTCTCTTATCATTCTCTTAGGTCTCCTAATTATAAGCCATTCAGGAAATAGCCATTCATTCAGAGAGAAATCCAAACTTGTATCTGATGGCATAGACAAAACAAGCCAGAATTCTGCAGTCCTTGAAATGGATGTCACAGCAACAACAGTGACATGCGAGCCCATCTATGGATTCTTGCCTTGCGCAACATCGGGTTGGGGTCAGCTCTTCATGATCATTATATACGAGTTGTTGGTGTCCCTTGCAGGGAAGTGTGTTTCCAGTGGCTCTGAACTTTTCTTCCAACTGTTTGGAACTGGGATCTTTGGTGCTAGCCTGTTCCACATTCTTGGCACAATCCCCCAAGTGGGTTTGGTGCTCG CCATTGGAGTGACAGGAAGTACAAGTACAATTGAAACGATGGCAACAATGGGAATGAGCTTACTAGCAGGATCAACTATCATGCTTCTCACTTTGATCTGGgcctctgttttttctttcggCAGCTATGATCTTTCACAGCCTTCAGCTAATTCATTAGACGAGGAAAACGAGGAAAACGAGAAACCATTCAGTTTAACTG GTTATGGTGTTAGCACTGATGTTGAGACCGACTACACTGCAAGAATCATGATGGTGTCTCTGATCCCATTTCTCATTCTTCAACTGGCGAAAATTCTCAATTCAACTTCAGGGGCAAGAATCGTAGTCTTAGTTTCACTCATTGTTACTATTGTTTTCCTCGTCGTGTACTGTACCTATCAG GTATTCCAGCCATGGATTCAGAATAGAAGATATGCATATCTGACATGCACGTATGTTCAGAAAAACCTACTACCAAGTCTTCTCACTGCTGGAGGCAGACCTAATTCAACAGCTCTAAGACA GCTTTTTCAGAAAATTGACAAGAATAGAGATAACTATATTTCCGTCACGGAACTGAGAGCATTAATCTTGGGAATACAAATAGAAGTAGGCCGTTCGAATGAGGATGAATTTGAAGCAAAGGTGATGCAGGAGTTTGACATCTCTGGTGATGATCGTATCAATGAGACTGAATTCGTCAAAGGAATCTCAAAATGGCTTGTTCGGTCTCGTCAACCTGCTGACGAACAAGACTATGACAGGCCCAGGTTTTTTAACAGAAGTTCAATG CAATCGGGATCAGAGCAGCAGAGTCTATTGACCCAGAACCAGGAGATCACTACGACAATTCAAAATACTTGGTTGAATTACGTTAAGGCAGCTCTTCTGTTGCTTGTAGGAACTGCTATGTCGGTTCTGCTTGGACAGCCACTTATGCAAACTCTCGAGGAGTTCTCTAGTAATGTGAACATCCCCTCATTCATGGTGACATATGTCGTGGTGCCACTGGCTTTGAACATCAGACAGGCACTCTCAACAATTACCTCTGCCAGAGAGAAGACGGAGAAAGCTATATCCTTAACCTTTTCTGAG ATTTACAATGGAGTATTCATGAACAACATGATGGGATTGGTCACCTTCCTGGCTCTTGTTTACATACGAGATTTGTCGTGGGATGTCTCAGCTGAAGTTCTGGTTGTTCTACTCATATGCATAGCGATGGGTCTCTTAACGAGCTTCCGCACCAAATTTCCATTTTGGACAAGTATTCTAGCATATCTTCTCTACCCCTTGTCTCTGTTGATTATTTATGTTCTTACTGAGGTTGCTGGTTGGTCCTAA